The Bacteroides fragilis NCTC 9343 genome includes the window CTGATATCAGCTTTTGCCATGGCTTTGTTACGGGAATATAAAGAAATTGCTTATCAGTGGGGAATCTGGAAAACAGAAGAGTCCCCGGAAGAACTTTTGGCACTGTTGCCCGATCCGGAAAGATATGAGCAACAGTTGACGCTCTTTTCTTCACCTCATCGTAAATTGGAATGGCTTTCCGTACGTGTATTGCTATATCAGTTGCTGGGGGAGGAAAAGACAATTGAATATGCTCCCAGTGGCAAACCCCATTTGGCGGATTCTTCTTATTTCATCAGCATTTCTCACACTCGCGGCTATGTCGCAGTTATACTGAGTCCCGTGTCCGAAGTGGGAATCGATATCGAGCAATACGGGCAGCGGGTGCACAAGGTCGCTCATAAATATATGCGTCCGGACGAGTTGATTTCTGAATATCAGGGAGAAGATACCTGGTCTTTACTTTTACATTGGTCAGCAAAAGAAGTGATGTTTAAGTGTATGGATACTTCAGAGGTCGATTTTAGGGAGCATCTTCGCATCATGCCGTTCCAGGTATGTGAACACGGGGAGTTTCCGGCGGAAGAATACCGTACGGAACATAAGAAGAAGTTCATGATCCGCTATTTGCTGCATCCGGACTTTGTGATGACGTGGCAAGTGACATCTGCGTA containing:
- a CDS encoding 4'-phosphopantetheinyl transferase family protein, with protein sequence MALLREYKEIAYQWGIWKTEESPEELLALLPDPERYEQQLTLFSSPHRKLEWLSVRVLLYQLLGEEKTIEYAPSGKPHLADSSYFISISHTRGYVAVILSPVSEVGIDIEQYGQRVHKVAHKYMRPDELISEYQGEDTWSLLLHWSAKEVMFKCMDTSEVDFREHLRIMPFQVCEHGEFPAEEYRTEHKKKFMIRYLLHPDFVMTWQVTSAYSVNECDIMKKMQ